The DNA sequence GGTCCGCGATCGGGCCGGTGGGCTGCGCCGGTGGTCAGCCGGCGCTCGTGCCACTCGACCACCTCGGGCAGCGCGGACGGCCGCCGGAAAGTTGGGGAGACGTCGCGCTTGGCCATGCCCGGCCTCTCCCCGTGCGGTGCCTGTGGACGGACTTGCCGGGGCTTCGGCGGGGTCGTTGAATGGTCTGGACACCGCCGTCCCCGCCCGCTCCGGGCGCCCGTAGGAAGCAGGACCATGTCCTCGGAGACCCCCGCAACGCCCGATGCGCCCGCCCCCGGGCTCGACACCTCCATCCCGCACAACGCCCGCATCTGGAACTACTGGCTCGGCGGCAAGGACAACTACGCCGCCGACCGCGAGATGGGCGAGCAGATCCGCTCGTTCTTCCCCGAGATCGTCGACAACGCGGTAGCCGACCGCGGCTTCCTCGCGCGCAGCGTCGACCACCTCGCGCGGGAGCGGGGCGTGCGCCAGTTTCTCGACATCGGCACGGGACTGCCGACCCGCAACAACACCCACGAGGTCGCCCAGGCCGCGGCCCCCGAGGCGCGCGTGGTTTACGTCGACAACGACCCGCTCGTGCTCGTGCACGCCCGCGCCCTGCTCACCAGCACCCAGGAGGGCGCCACCGACTACATCGGCGCCGACCTGCGCGACCCCGAGACGATCCTGGCGGCCGCCGGCAGGACCCTGGACCTGGCGCAGCCGGTGGCCCTGATGCTGCTGGGTGTGGTCAACTTCGTCGCCGACGACGCCGAGGTCCGCTCCATCCTGGACCGGCTGCTGGGCGCGCTGGCCCCGGGCAGCTACCTCGTGGTCTCCCACCCCACCGACGACCTCGACCCGGAACGCGCCCACCAGGTGGCCGCGGCGTGGAACGAACGGGGCACGCCCAAGCTCACGATCCGCTCTGCGGCACGAATCGAGGCGCTGTTCGACGGCCTGGAACCGCTGGAGCCGGGCGTGGTCTCGTGCTCGCTGTGGCGCCCGGGAACGATCGATGCCGACCGGATCAGCCCGGTCGCCGAGTACGGCGGCGTGGCCCGGAAGGGCTGACCCGAGGCCCCGCCCCCGTCCGCGCGGCTGCGGCGTTCAGGCGGCGGGTGTCCGGGCGATGTAGACGGTGTTGGCGGCGTCGCGCTCCTGCAGCGGGTTGGGGAAGGTGACGACCTCGGCGCGCACCCCGGTGAAAACCTCGCCCAGCTCGGCCGAGAACGCCTCGTCCGGGGGATCGTTGGACCACAGGGCGAAGACCCCGCCCGGGTGCAGGAAGCGCCTCAGGCGGCGCAGGCCCGCCGCCCGGTAGAACTCGGCGTGGCCTTCGCGGAGCAGGTGGCCCGGCGAGTGGTCGATGTCCACGAGCACCGCGTGGAAGCGGCGGCCGGCGGACAGGGGGTCGAGGCCCTCTTCGGAGTCGGCCATGGCGAAGAAGTCGCCCTGGACGAACCGGCACCGCGGGTCGGCCGTCAACTGCGGACCGGCGGGGATCAGCCCGCGCTCGTGCCACTCGATCACCTCGGGCAGCGCTTCGACGACCACCGTCGAGGCCACCCCCGGATGATCGAGGACCGCCCGCGCCGTGTACCCCAGCCCGAGGCCGCCCACCGCGACGTCGGCACGCTCATCGTGCGGCGTCTCGGCGAGGGCGAGTCGGGCCATCTCCACCTCGGCCACGGTGAACAGGCTCGACATGAGGAACTCGTCGCCGAGCTTGATCTCGTGCACGTCGGCGGCGCAGACCGGATCCCACCGGCGGCGCAGCACAAGCTCGCCCATCGGAGTCGGGCGCCAGTCCAGTTCCTCGAAGCGCAGCCCCATCGGGTCGTCCTCCCTTGCCGTCGACTGCCGCCGCCCGGTTTCGACCGCGTCCGTCATCCGCGCAGTCGGCGGGCCGCGGCGGTCCCCGCACCCCCACACTGGCATGCCTGCGGCCGACGCCGGACCCGATCGCGCCGATAACCGGCGGAACAGGGCGTCCGAGCGGATGGTGGCCGCCTACGATTCCTTGCGGCGAGCCGGCGCGGCCGCACCTGCCGCGGCTTCCTGCGCGGCCAGGAAGGCCGATCGCGGACGGAAAACGACCGCGATTCCCCGTAACTTCGTTGCCACGTCGAAAGGAGAGAACCCATGACCATCCTCGTGACCGGCGCCACCGGCAACGTCGGGCGCCCTCTCGTCGGACAGCTGCTGGCCGACGGGCACCGCGTGCGCGCGCTGACGCGCAATCCCGCCACGGCGGGCCTACCGGACGGCGCCGAGGTCGTCGCCGGTGATCTGGCGGACACCGCGTCCCTGAGCGAGATGTTCACCGGAGTCACGGCGGCGCACCTGATCAGCTTCGCCGGAGACGACTACGCGCCACTGGACAACGGCGGAGCGATCGTGGAGCTGGCACAGCGGGCGGGGACGCGCAGGGTCAGTGTGCTCAAGGGCGACACGGACAAGACCGACCTGGATCTGGCCGTCGAGGCGAGCGACCTGGAGTGGGCGGCCCTCGCGCCGGTGGAGTTCATGTCCAACACCCTCGAATGGGCCGACGCCGTGCGCGAAACGGGCGTCGTGCGCGACGGCTTCGCCAGGATGAAGAGCGCGATGGTGCACGACGCGGATGTGGCCGCGGTCGCGGCCGCCGTCCTCACGGGTGCGGGCCATGCCGGCCGCGAGTACTGGCTGACCGGGCCGCAGGCGCTGACCCCGCCGGAGAAGGTGCGGGTGATCGGCGAGGCCCTCGGGCGCGACGTGCGATTCGCGGAGCTCAGCCAGGACGAGATGGTCGCGCGGTGGCGCGAGCAGGGATTCGGCGACTCCGACATCGAGTTCTTCCTGTGGATGCGCGCCGACCCGCCGGAGGCCGGCTACACGGTCCTGCCCACAGTGGAGGAGGTCACCGGCCGCCCGGCTCGCGACTTCACCCGATGGGTGCGAGAGAACGCGGCCGCGTTCGGCGGATGAGGGCGCGGGGAGCGATCCCGTGCGCCTGGTCGAAACCCGCGGCGAGGACGCCCGCGCCGCCCTCAAGACCTTCGCCGACGAGATCGCCCGCGGCCGCCGGCTGCAGACCCCGCCCGGCGCCCCGGTCCACGAGTTCGCCGCCGACCTGCCCGAGCACCCGGTCTTCGAGATCGTCCGAGAAGCGCCGGGCAGCCGGTAGGGCTCCTCACCGGATGCGTTCGCCAAAGGCGACCGCGGCCGGCCGCGGCAGGGGCCGCGCCGGGCGTCAGGAACGCCGGCGCAGCACGTAGCCCGCGTAGCCGTAGTCGCCGCCGTGGGCGCGCCGCAGGTCGATCTCGCGCTGCTGCGCCGCCCCGGCCCGCACCATGGCCTCGTCACCGGGGTCGATGGCGGCCACGCGCCGCTCCAGGACGGTGTAGTACTCGTCGAACCAGTCCCGGTCAGGCAGCAGGTAGACGGCCTCCACCGTGTAGCCGGCGGCGGTGGCCGCCGCGACGTTCTCGGCCGTGCTGCGCAGCGGGTACATCTCGTCCCAGAACTCGCGCGCCTGTGGTGCGGGCCGGTCGGTGGTCCACCCGCACTCGGTGACGACCAGGGCGCCGCCCGGCGCGAGCAGGCGCCGCCACTGCCGCAGCGCGCTGTCGAAGCCGATGTTGTACGCCGCCCCCTCCGACCACACCAGGTCGAAGGCCCCGTCGGGGTAGGCCAGGTCGTCGATGGAGCGGGCCTCGGTGCGGATCCGGTCGCCTATACCCGCCGACGCTGCGGCGTCGCGCAGTTCCCCGAGGAACGGTTCGTAGATGTCGACGGCCGTGATCTCGGCCGCGTCGGTCTCCTCGGCAAGCACGAGGGTCGCCGCCCCGCTGCCGCACCCGAGGTCGGCCACGCGGGGACGCGGGGGCAGCGGCCCGGCCAGGGACAGCAGGAGCCGCGTAGTCTCCGCGGATCCCGGCCCGTGGTGCCGCATGCCGTGGTGGAGGCGCAGCGACGCCTGCAGGAACGGGTCGTCGATGTCGGTGAGGTCCATGGTCACTGTTTCCAGTCATACTCGCGGTGCTGTGCGCACCGGTTCGGGCGAACGGGAGGACCGCGGCGGCGGGCACTGCGCCCGTGCCGCGGCATACCTGGATCCGCGGACCTCGTGCTCTGCCGCCCCCGGAGAAGATCCGCCAGGGAGCGTGCGAAGATGCGCGACCTCAGCCGAGGCGGCGCGCGAGAGTGCGGGGTCGCGGACGGCGAACGGCAATCACCGCGACGGTCGACATGGGACCTCACCTGCCTCACTGAGCCGGACTGATGCGTGCGAGGCGACGTTAGCACTGTGCCCCGGAACCGTGAAGCGATTTCCGCCGCGCACACAGTCGGACATCCACCGAGCCGCGACCGGCGTGCACCGGCGGGTCGTGCGTCGCCGCTTGATCCGGGGGCGAAGAGGGGTCCACGCGCGCCGGCTCCGCGTATGCTCGCGGTAACTGCCCGACGGACTGGCGGGGGGATCGCATGATCACCTGGCGGCGGATCGACTTCGACGACTTCGCGCTGCTGGGCACATGGCTCGCCCATCCGCACGTGGCGCGGTGGTGGAATCACGAGACCTCCGCTGAAGCCGTCGAGCGCGACTTCGGGCCGACAGCCCGCGGCGAGGAGCCCACCGAGGACTGGCTCGCCCTCCTCGACGGAGTTCCGCTGGGGTTGGTCCAGCGGTCGCGCCTGGCCGACTACCCCGAGGACCTCGCCGCTTTGTCCGCGATCGTGCCGGTGCCCGACGGTGCGATGAGCATCGACTACTTCATCGGTCCCCCGGACCGCGTGGGCCGCGGCATCGGCACCCGGATGATCGGCGGCTTCCTCGGCAAGCTCTGGCAGGAGTGCCCGGACGCCCCGGCCGTTCTCGTCCCTGTTGTCGCCGCCAACACCGCCTCGTGGCGTGCGCTGGAGAAGGCGGGGCTGCGCCGGGTCGCCAGCGGTGACCTGGAACCCGACAACCCGATCGACGAACCCCTCCACCACGTCTACCGGATCGACCGCCCGACCGGGGGCTGACCGCGGCCCCGCAGCTGCCGAGCCCGGCTCGTGTGTCCGGGACCGGGCGATGTACAGCACACTGCACAGCCCGAAAGCCACCGGTTGCGGCAGAATCGACCGCATCACAGGTCTACCTGATGGGGTGCGCCATGAACGTGGGGCGGTTGGCGAGGAGCTGGGGCGCCACTCGGTATCTGCTGGTGGCATTGCCGACGGGCTTGGCGGCGCTGGTGGCGCTGCCGCTGCTGACGGTACTCGTGCTGCTGCTGACCATCGGCGCCGGCTACGTGCTGCTGCCTCCCGCGTTGGAGCGTGTGCTGGCATGGGCCGAGTGGGAACGCGGGCGCGCCCGCACTGAGCTGGGGGCCGCGCCCGAGCCCGGGCTCCGCGGCCCGTCGCGCCTGCGCGATCAGGTGCGCGACCCGCAGACGCGGCGTGCACTGCTCGGATTGCTCGCGCACGCCGTACTGGGCACGTCGGCGGGCCTCGTCGGCCTCCTGGCGGCCGTGGGTGTCCCCGGCACCGTCGTCAAGCTGACGGCGTGGCGGGCGCTGTCGGTCGAGCCCGCGTTCCTCGGCATACCCGCGGAGACCTGGGGAATCGCGGTCGGCGGCGGGCTGGCGGAGCTGGCGGCGTTCTCGGCGCTGTTCCTGTGGGGCACCCCGGCGGTGGCGGGCGGCTACGCCCGGCTGCTGGACCGCCTGCTTTCGCCGTCGGCGGCCGAACTGCAGGCCGCCCGGCTCAGCGAACGCGTCGAGGAGCTGTCGCACACCCGCGCCGAGGCCCTCGATGCGCACGGCGCCGAGCTGCGGCGCATCGAGCGCGATCTGCACGACGGCACGCAGGCGCGGCTGGTGGAGCTGGCCATGCGCGCGGGCGTGGCCGAGCGGATGGTCGCCGACGACCCCGAGCGGGCCGCGGAACTGCTGGGCCAGATCCGGGGACGCGCCGAAGACGCGATGACCGAGCTGCGCGACGTGATCCGCACGATGTACCCGCCCATCCTGGCCGACCGCGGCCTGGAGGGCGCCGTCTCCGCACTGGCCGCGCGCTGCCCTCTCCCGACCCGTGCCGAGGTGGGCTCGCTGGGCGAGGTTCCGGCGTCGGTACAGGCCGCGGCCTACTACGTGGTGGCCGAGTCCCTCACCAACGCGGCCAAGCACGCGGCGGCGTCCTCGGTCGAGGTGCGCCTCGAACGGTCGGGGCCGACGCTGCGCGTGCAAACGATCGACGACGGGATCGGCGGCGCGGAGGACGCGGACTCCGCGGAGGGCACCGGACTCGGCGGGATGCGCCGCCGGGTGGCGGCCCTGGACGGAACGACGTCGGTCGTCAGCCCGGCAGGCGGGCCGACCGTGATCACTGTGGAGATACCGTGCGAGTCTTGATCGTCGAGGACAACACCATCCTCGCCGAGGGGTTGAAGCTGCTGCTGGACACCTCCGGCCACGAGGTGGTCGCGGTACTGGGCGACGCCGAGGGCCTCCTCGCCGCGGTCCATGCGCACGAGCCGGACGTGGTGATCGCCGACGTGCGGCTGCCGCCGGGCTACCGCGACGAGGGCCTGCGGGCGGCGATCGCGGCCCGCAGCGCGCGGCCCGGCCTGCCCGTGCTGGTGTTCTCGCAGTACGTGGAAGAGGTCTACGCCTCGGAGCTGTTCACGAACGGCGCGCGGGGCATCGGCTACCTGCTCAAGGACCGGGTGGCGCGCATCGAGGAGTTCACCGACGCCCTGACCCGCGTCGCCGGGGGCGGGACGGCCGTGGACCCGGAGGTCGTCAGCCAGTTGCTCAGCCGCAAGGAGCGCCCGCTGTCCCGGCTGACCGTGCGCGAGCGGGAGGTGCTGGCGCTCATGGCCGAGGGCTTGGGAAACACCGAGATCGCCGAGCGCCTGGTGGTCACCGAGGGCGCGGTGCACAAGCACATCGGCCGCATCTTCACCAAGCTCGACCTGGCCGCCGACGACGCCGGCCACCGGCGGGTGCGCGCGGTTCTGGCGCACCTGGGCGAATAGGCGGCACCCGCCCCCTGTCGGCGGGCTCGCCTAACGGCGGGCCACTACCGTGCGTGCCCGGCCGGTGGCATAGTCGTGGCGACGGCGGCGCGCCCGTGCCGCTGCGGGAAGGAGGGGGCGGCATGGCCATCGCCTACTGGGAGGGGCCCGGCGCCGAGAAGGCTTTCACGCACCCGGTCCCTCTCCAGTCGATCGCCGAGCACCTCGGGCCGCGGGCGCGCATCCTGGACCTCGGCTGCGGCTACGGCCGCGCGATGCGCGACCTCGCCCGCTGCGGGTACCGCAACACCGTCGGGTCCGATCCTTCGGCGGCGCTGATCGCCCGCGGCCGCCGCGAGTCGCCCGATCTGCGGCTGGAGCACGCGCCCCGCCTCCCGCTGGACCACCCCGACGGCGCCTTCGACGCGGTGCTGCTCATCTCGGTGCTGGCCGTCATCCCCGACGACGCGGAGCAGCGCCGCGTCGTCGCCGAGGCCGAGCGGCTGTGCGCACCGGGCGGGCTGGTCTTCCTGTGCGACAACCCGCTGCAGGACAGCGCGCGCTACCTGACGGCTTACGCCGAGTCGCCGCATCCGGTCCGCGGCGTCTTCGAGACCTCCGACGGCGGCGTGTTCCGCCACCACGACCCCCGCCGCCTGGCCACGCTGTTCGCCCGTTTCGACCTCGTCGACGCCGCGGAGACGGAATCGTCCAGCCTGACCGGCCACCCCATGCGCGCCCTGCGGTGGGTACTCCGCCGACCGCGCTCGGGTGCCTGACGCCCCGCTTGCCCGGCAGCGCGGGGGTTCAGCCGATGTGGGAGGCGGACGGGTCGGGGTACCAGCGCTGGGCCCACTCCCGGACCGCGTCGAGGACCGGTTCGAGGGCGCGGCCCTTGTCGGTGAGGTGGTACTCGACCTGTGGCGGGGCGGTGGACAGCACCTCGCGGGCGACGATCCCCTCGGTTTCCAGGGAGCGCAGCCGCTGGGCGAGCATGGTGTCGCTCAGGCCGGGCACGGACTCCCGGATCTGGGAGTAGTGCAGCCGTCCGGTCAGCAGGACGCGCAGGATCGCCCCGGTCCAGCGGGCCCCGATGAGTTCGATGGCGGCGTGGAAGCGCGCGCAGACGCGTTGCGGTTCTACCGCGGCACCGGAGGTGCGTCGCGCGGCGGACGCGGTGCGGGTCGGTGCTGCGGCCGCGGCCCCGGCGGTCAGCACATGGTCGGGCACTTTCGTCTGCTCCTCCCCGTCGAGCGACCGGTCGGCACGTGGGCCCGGGTTGCGGAGCCGCGGAGTGAGGCGGCGTCCGCTGCTTGACCGAATCGGCCGGATACCGGCGCCACACGCCATCGGACCGGTGGCCCACCCAAGGTAGCCCACCGGTCCGACGCGTCCGCAGGCGGCCTCGCCGCCGATACGTCAGGGCTCCTTCGCGGCCTCGTCGCTGCGGCCCGCGCCCGCGTGCTCGGAATCGTCGGGCGTGTGCCGCTCCGCGGATTCACCGGACCGCGGGGCCTTCGCGGAGTCGGCTTCCCCGGTCGTCCCACCGCGGCGCATTTCGACCGCGCGGGCCAGTCCGCTCTTCACGGCCGGACCGACGGCCGGGACACACAGCAGCACGACCATCACGCCCAGCAGGATCAGCGACGGCGTGCGCTGCAGGAACACCTCCATGCCGCCGTCGAGCAGCAGCGTCTGGCGCAGCGTCTGCTCGGCGATGGGCCCCAGCACCAGCGCGATCACCGTCGCCGCGGGCGTCAGGCCGTACATCCGCATGAAGAACCCCAGCACACCGCAGGCGAACATGATGCCCACCTCGACGACGCTGCCGTTGACGGCGAACGCCCCGAACGCGCACAGGATGATGACGATCGGCCCCAGCGTGCGGAACGGCGTCTTGGTGACGGTGGCGAACAGCGGGATCGCGAACACGCTCACCAGCAGCAGCATCACGTTGCCCAGGTACATGCTGGAGATCAGTCCCCAGGCGAACTCCGGCTCCTGGGTCATCAGCAGCGGGCCCGGCTGCAGGCCCCACATCAGGAAGCCGCCCAGCAGCACGGCGGTGGAGGCCGAACCGGGGATTCCCAGGGTCAGCAGCGGGACCATCGCGCCGGTCGCCGCGGCGTTGTTCGCCGTCTCCGGGGCGGCCAGGCCCTCGGCGGCGCCCTTGCCGAAACGCTCGGGGCGCTTGGACAGACCCTTCTCGATGCTGTAGGCGATGAGCGAGGAGACGGTGGCGCCGGCGCCGGGGATCACACCGAGCACGAACCCCAGCGGCGTGTTGCGCGCGATGGGGCCGCGCACCAGGCGCCACTCCTCCCTGCTGGGCCAGAAGGCGCTGGAGCGCCGGTCCAGCCGGATCGGCGACGCGCCCCCGCGGTGCCCGCCGCGGTAGAGCGTCCACAGGATCTCCCCGAGTCCGAACAGGCCGATGGCCACGGGGATGAAGTCGATCCCGTTGATCAGCTCCGTGGAGCCGAAGGTGTAGCGCTGCGTGCCGCCGCCGACGTCGATGCCCACGGTGCCGATGGCGAAGCCGATCAGCACCGAGACCAGCCCGCGCAGCCAGTTGCGGCCCACCAGGACGACGAGGGTGAGCAGCCCGATGACCACCAGCAGGAAGATCTCGGGCGGGCCGAACGACGCGGCCACCCCCGCCATCACCGGCGCCGTGATGCTCAGCAGCACGACCGCGACCGTGCCCGCGCAGAACGACGCCACAGCCGCGATGACCAGCGCCGGACCGGCGCGCCCCTGCTGGGCCATGGGGTGGCCCTCCAGGATGGTGGCCACCCCGGCCGAGTCTCCGGGGGTGTTGATCAGCACCGCCGTGATCGTGTTGCCGTACATAGCGCCGTAGTAGACGGCGGCGAGCATGACGATCGCCGTGGTGGGCTCCAGGCCGAAGGTCAGCGGGAGCAGGATCGCCAGCCCCGCCGAGGCGCCCAGGCCGGGGATGGCACCGACGAACATGCCCACGAGCACGCCGATGCACAAGAAGAGGAGGGTGGTGGGCGAGAGCACCCCGATGATGCCGTTCACCAGGTTGGTGAAGATGTCCATACTGGGCTCCGAGGATCTGCGGTCTCGGCTTTTCGAAAGGGCGCTCTAGTAGAGCGGGAGGATGCCGGGTGGCAGTTGCGCGTTGAGGAGGAAGACGAACACCGCGTACAGCGCCACCGGGAAGGCGGCCCCGATCAGCACGGAACGCACCGGGTGCGACCGGTCGCACACCAGCAGGGACGCGATGAGCGCGACCGAACCGGTGACCACGGCGCCGACCGGCACCATCACGGTGACGAAGACCGCGAGGATCGCGCACAGCGCCAGGACCGCCCACGGGTGGCGCCGCGTTTCGTCGGCGCCGGTGGCCTGGTCGTCGGCGGATGCGGTCTGCGTAGCGGACGGGGACGCGCTACCGGCCTCCCGTTCGGCGGTGTCGGCCTCCGGCGGTCCGGCTTCGGCCGCCGCCTGCGCCCGGTCGGCGGCCGCCCGCCGGTCGG is a window from the Streptomonospora litoralis genome containing:
- a CDS encoding SAM-dependent methyltransferase, with amino-acid sequence MSSETPATPDAPAPGLDTSIPHNARIWNYWLGGKDNYAADREMGEQIRSFFPEIVDNAVADRGFLARSVDHLARERGVRQFLDIGTGLPTRNNTHEVAQAAAPEARVVYVDNDPLVLVHARALLTSTQEGATDYIGADLRDPETILAAAGRTLDLAQPVALMLLGVVNFVADDAEVRSILDRLLGALAPGSYLVVSHPTDDLDPERAHQVAAAWNERGTPKLTIRSAARIEALFDGLEPLEPGVVSCSLWRPGTIDADRISPVAEYGGVARKG
- a CDS encoding polyamine aminopropyltransferase; this translates as MGLRFEELDWRPTPMGELVLRRRWDPVCAADVHEIKLGDEFLMSSLFTVAEVEMARLALAETPHDERADVAVGGLGLGYTARAVLDHPGVASTVVVEALPEVIEWHERGLIPAGPQLTADPRCRFVQGDFFAMADSEEGLDPLSAGRRFHAVLVDIDHSPGHLLREGHAEFYRAAGLRRLRRFLHPGGVFALWSNDPPDEAFSAELGEVFTGVRAEVVTFPNPLQERDAANTVYIARTPAA
- a CDS encoding SDR family oxidoreductase; amino-acid sequence: MTILVTGATGNVGRPLVGQLLADGHRVRALTRNPATAGLPDGAEVVAGDLADTASLSEMFTGVTAAHLISFAGDDYAPLDNGGAIVELAQRAGTRRVSVLKGDTDKTDLDLAVEASDLEWAALAPVEFMSNTLEWADAVRETGVVRDGFARMKSAMVHDADVAAVAAAVLTGAGHAGREYWLTGPQALTPPEKVRVIGEALGRDVRFAELSQDEMVARWREQGFGDSDIEFFLWMRADPPEAGYTVLPTVEEVTGRPARDFTRWVRENAAAFGG
- a CDS encoding class I SAM-dependent methyltransferase, giving the protein MDLTDIDDPFLQASLRLHHGMRHHGPGSAETTRLLLSLAGPLPPRPRVADLGCGSGAATLVLAEETDAAEITAVDIYEPFLGELRDAAASAGIGDRIRTEARSIDDLAYPDGAFDLVWSEGAAYNIGFDSALRQWRRLLAPGGALVVTECGWTTDRPAPQAREFWDEMYPLRSTAENVAAATAAGYTVEAVYLLPDRDWFDEYYTVLERRVAAIDPGDEAMVRAGAAQQREIDLRRAHGGDYGYAGYVLRRRS
- a CDS encoding GNAT family N-acetyltransferase, producing MITWRRIDFDDFALLGTWLAHPHVARWWNHETSAEAVERDFGPTARGEEPTEDWLALLDGVPLGLVQRSRLADYPEDLAALSAIVPVPDGAMSIDYFIGPPDRVGRGIGTRMIGGFLGKLWQECPDAPAVLVPVVAANTASWRALEKAGLRRVASGDLEPDNPIDEPLHHVYRIDRPTGG
- a CDS encoding sensor histidine kinase; protein product: MALPTGLAALVALPLLTVLVLLLTIGAGYVLLPPALERVLAWAEWERGRARTELGAAPEPGLRGPSRLRDQVRDPQTRRALLGLLAHAVLGTSAGLVGLLAAVGVPGTVVKLTAWRALSVEPAFLGIPAETWGIAVGGGLAELAAFSALFLWGTPAVAGGYARLLDRLLSPSAAELQAARLSERVEELSHTRAEALDAHGAELRRIERDLHDGTQARLVELAMRAGVAERMVADDPERAAELLGQIRGRAEDAMTELRDVIRTMYPPILADRGLEGAVSALAARCPLPTRAEVGSLGEVPASVQAAAYYVVAESLTNAAKHAAASSVEVRLERSGPTLRVQTIDDGIGGAEDADSAEGTGLGGMRRRVAALDGTTSVVSPAGGPTVITVEIPCES
- a CDS encoding response regulator, with protein sequence MRVLIVEDNTILAEGLKLLLDTSGHEVVAVLGDAEGLLAAVHAHEPDVVIADVRLPPGYRDEGLRAAIAARSARPGLPVLVFSQYVEEVYASELFTNGARGIGYLLKDRVARIEEFTDALTRVAGGGTAVDPEVVSQLLSRKERPLSRLTVREREVLALMAEGLGNTEIAERLVVTEGAVHKHIGRIFTKLDLAADDAGHRRVRAVLAHLGE
- a CDS encoding class I SAM-dependent methyltransferase; protein product: MAIAYWEGPGAEKAFTHPVPLQSIAEHLGPRARILDLGCGYGRAMRDLARCGYRNTVGSDPSAALIARGRRESPDLRLEHAPRLPLDHPDGAFDAVLLISVLAVIPDDAEQRRVVAEAERLCAPGGLVFLCDNPLQDSARYLTAYAESPHPVRGVFETSDGGVFRHHDPRRLATLFARFDLVDAAETESSSLTGHPMRALRWVLRRPRSGA
- a CDS encoding winged helix-turn-helix transcriptional regulator, producing the protein MPDHVLTAGAAAAAPTRTASAARRTSGAAVEPQRVCARFHAAIELIGARWTGAILRVLLTGRLHYSQIRESVPGLSDTMLAQRLRSLETEGIVAREVLSTAPPQVEYHLTDKGRALEPVLDAVREWAQRWYPDPSASHIG
- a CDS encoding tripartite tricarboxylate transporter permease — its product is MDIFTNLVNGIIGVLSPTTLLFLCIGVLVGMFVGAIPGLGASAGLAILLPLTFGLEPTTAIVMLAAVYYGAMYGNTITAVLINTPGDSAGVATILEGHPMAQQGRAGPALVIAAVASFCAGTVAVVLLSITAPVMAGVAASFGPPEIFLLVVIGLLTLVVLVGRNWLRGLVSVLIGFAIGTVGIDVGGGTQRYTFGSTELINGIDFIPVAIGLFGLGEILWTLYRGGHRGGASPIRLDRRSSAFWPSREEWRLVRGPIARNTPLGFVLGVIPGAGATVSSLIAYSIEKGLSKRPERFGKGAAEGLAAPETANNAAATGAMVPLLTLGIPGSASTAVLLGGFLMWGLQPGPLLMTQEPEFAWGLISSMYLGNVMLLLVSVFAIPLFATVTKTPFRTLGPIVIILCAFGAFAVNGSVVEVGIMFACGVLGFFMRMYGLTPAATVIALVLGPIAEQTLRQTLLLDGGMEVFLQRTPSLILLGVMVVLLCVPAVGPAVKSGLARAVEMRRGGTTGEADSAKAPRSGESAERHTPDDSEHAGAGRSDEAAKEP
- a CDS encoding tripartite tricarboxylate transporter TctB family protein; its protein translation is MAKTPTSRVRLPFQRASAEREPGGAGHAGDGRREPGGHEPATGGAGTPGTGAGAAAGRRRSPVSGQSAFYLVLGALLLGYTVMAFGMEWQTMAGRVGPGLFPRIIGVLGVAAVGLCVVQSLRADRRAAADRAQAAAEAGPPEADTAEREAGSASPSATQTASADDQATGADETRRHPWAVLALCAILAVFVTVMVPVGAVVTGSVALIASLLVCDRSHPVRSVLIGAAFPVALYAVFVFLLNAQLPPGILPLY